In the Pseudomonas sp. ADAK2 genome, one interval contains:
- a CDS encoding M48 family metalloprotease, producing the protein MTFLRPTLLTLACLLASPGFADDLPSLGDASSAIVSPQQEYQLGRAWLAMLRSQVSQLNDPQLKDYVESSVYKLVETSQVTDRRLEFILINSPQLNAFAAPGGIIGVNGGLFLNAQTEGEYASVLAHELAHLSQRHFARGVEASQRMQVPMMAALLAGIVIAAAGAGDAGIATIAGTQAAAIQEQRRFSRQNEQEADRIGILNLEKAGYDPRSMPNMFERLMRQYRFDAKPPEFLLTHPVTESRIADTRNRAEQAKAGGIEDSKRYQLIRARVQLVYEETPGLGAKRFRAQLDENPKNDVARYGLAIAQIKGGQLNEARENLKQLLATAPNEIIYNLAQVDLDITNNRLPDAQSRVDRLLTQFPGNYPLNQVRVDLLLKQNRTADAEKALENLLKARPDDPDVWYMVAETRGLSGNIIGLHQARAEYFALVGDYRQAIQQLDFAKRKAGGNFPLSSRIDARQRELMEQERMIKDMMG; encoded by the coding sequence ATGACTTTTTTGCGCCCTACCCTGCTGACGCTCGCTTGCCTGCTCGCCTCACCAGGCTTCGCCGACGACCTGCCGTCACTCGGTGATGCCAGTTCTGCCATTGTCTCGCCGCAACAGGAATACCAGTTGGGCCGCGCGTGGCTGGCGATGTTGCGCAGCCAGGTCTCGCAGCTCAATGACCCGCAGCTCAAGGATTATGTCGAATCCAGCGTCTATAAGCTGGTGGAAACCAGCCAGGTCACTGACCGGCGCCTGGAGTTCATCCTGATCAACAGCCCGCAGCTCAACGCCTTTGCCGCGCCCGGCGGGATCATCGGGGTCAACGGCGGTTTGTTCCTCAATGCCCAGACCGAGGGCGAATACGCGTCGGTACTGGCCCACGAATTGGCTCACTTGTCGCAACGCCACTTCGCCCGTGGCGTGGAAGCCTCGCAGCGCATGCAAGTGCCGATGATGGCGGCGTTGCTGGCCGGGATCGTGATTGCCGCCGCCGGCGCCGGTGACGCCGGGATCGCGACCATTGCCGGCACACAGGCAGCCGCCATTCAGGAACAACGCCGTTTCTCGCGCCAGAACGAGCAGGAAGCCGACCGGATCGGCATCCTCAATCTGGAAAAAGCCGGCTACGATCCGCGCTCGATGCCGAACATGTTCGAGCGCTTGATGCGTCAGTATCGCTTTGACGCCAAGCCACCAGAATTCCTGCTGACTCACCCGGTCACCGAATCGCGAATCGCCGACACCCGCAACCGTGCCGAACAGGCCAAAGCGGGCGGCATCGAAGACAGCAAGCGCTACCAGCTGATTCGCGCGCGGGTGCAGTTGGTATACGAAGAAACTCCAGGCCTGGGCGCCAAACGCTTTCGCGCGCAGCTCGATGAAAACCCGAAAAACGATGTCGCTCGCTACGGCCTGGCCATCGCCCAGATCAAGGGCGGCCAGTTGAATGAAGCCCGGGAAAATCTCAAGCAATTGCTGGCCACGGCGCCAAACGAGATTATCTACAACCTGGCCCAGGTCGATCTGGACATCACCAACAATCGCCTGCCGGACGCGCAGTCCCGGGTCGACCGCTTGCTGACCCAGTTTCCGGGCAACTACCCACTGAATCAGGTGCGAGTCGACCTGCTGCTCAAACAGAACCGTACCGCCGATGCGGAAAAGGCCCTGGAAAACCTGCTCAAGGCTCGCCCGGACGATCCGGATGTCTGGTACATGGTGGCGGAGACTCGCGGCCTGTCGGGCAACATCATTGGACTGCATCAGGCTCGCGCCGAATACTTCGCGCTGGTCGGCGATTACCGACAGGCCATTCAGCAACTGGACTTTGCCAAGCGCAAGGCGGGCGGCAACTTCCCGTTGTCATCGCGCATCGATGCCCGGCAACGGGAGCTAATGGAACAGGAGCGGATGATCAAGGACATGATGGGCTAA
- a CDS encoding DegQ family serine endoprotease — protein MSIPRLKSYLSIFATVLVLGQAVSAQAAELPDFTQLVEQASPAVVNISTTQKLPDRKVSGQMPDLEGLPPALREFFERGMPQQRSPRGDRQREATSLGSGFLISPDGYILTNNHVIADADEILVRLADRSELKAKLIGTDPRSDVALLKIEGKDLPVLKLGKSQDLKAGQWVVAIGSPFGFDHTVTQGIVSAIGRSLPNENYVPFIQTDVPINPGNSGGPLFNLNGEVVGINSQIYTRSGGFMGVSFAIPIDVAMDVSNQLKSGGKVSRGWLGVVIQEVNKDLAESFGLEKPAGALVAQIQDDGPAAKGGLQVGDVILSMNGQPIIMSADLPHLVGALKAGAKANLEVVREGKRKNVELTVGTIPDEGKELDGLAKSGVESSSNRLGVSVTELTDEQKKTYDLKGGVVIKDVEDGPASLIGLQPGDVITHLNNQAIGSTKEFTEIAKALPKNRSVSMRVLRQGRASFITFKLAE, from the coding sequence ATGTCGATACCACGCTTGAAGTCTTATCTTTCCATTTTTGCCACCGTGCTCGTGCTCGGCCAGGCGGTCTCTGCCCAAGCGGCCGAATTGCCTGACTTTACGCAACTGGTCGAACAAGCTTCGCCCGCGGTGGTGAACATCAGTACCACGCAAAAACTGCCGGATCGCAAAGTATCCGGCCAGATGCCGGACCTTGAAGGCTTGCCGCCAGCGCTGCGCGAGTTCTTCGAACGGGGCATGCCGCAACAGCGTTCGCCGCGTGGTGATCGTCAGCGCGAAGCCACGTCCCTGGGTTCGGGCTTCCTTATCTCGCCTGACGGCTACATCCTGACCAACAACCACGTTATCGCCGACGCCGACGAAATTCTCGTCCGCCTGGCCGACCGCAGTGAGCTGAAAGCCAAGCTGATCGGCACCGACCCGCGTTCCGACGTGGCACTGCTGAAAATCGAAGGCAAGGATCTGCCGGTGCTGAAACTCGGCAAATCCCAGGACCTGAAGGCCGGCCAGTGGGTTGTCGCCATCGGTTCGCCGTTCGGCTTTGACCACACCGTGACCCAAGGCATCGTCAGTGCTATCGGTCGCAGTCTGCCGAACGAAAACTATGTGCCGTTCATCCAGACCGACGTGCCGATCAATCCGGGCAACTCCGGTGGTCCGCTGTTCAACCTGAACGGTGAAGTGGTCGGGATCAACTCACAGATCTACACCCGCTCCGGCGGCTTCATGGGCGTGTCGTTCGCCATCCCGATCGACGTCGCGATGGACGTTTCCAATCAGCTGAAAAGCGGCGGCAAAGTCAGCCGTGGCTGGCTGGGTGTGGTGATCCAGGAAGTGAACAAGGATCTGGCCGAGTCGTTTGGCCTGGAGAAACCGGCCGGTGCGCTGGTCGCACAGATCCAGGATGACGGCCCGGCTGCCAAGGGTGGCCTGCAAGTAGGCGACGTGATCCTGAGCATGAACGGTCAACCGATCATCATGTCTGCTGACCTGCCGCATCTGGTCGGCGCGCTGAAGGCGGGTGCCAAGGCCAATCTTGAAGTTGTCCGCGAGGGCAAGCGCAAGAATGTCGAGCTGACCGTCGGCACCATCCCGGACGAAGGTAAAGAGCTGGATGGTCTGGCGAAATCCGGTGTCGAGAGCAGCAGCAACCGCTTGGGCGTTTCTGTGACCGAGCTGACCGATGAGCAGAAGAAAACCTACGACCTCAAGGGCGGTGTGGTGATCAAGGACGTCGAGGACGGTCCTGCTTCGCTGATTGGCTTGCAGCCTGGCGATGTCATTACGCATCTGAACAATCAGGCGATTGGCTCCACCAAGGAGTTCACCGAGATTGCCAAGGCGCTGCCGAAGAACCGTTCGGTGTCGATGCGGGTCTTGCGTCAAGGTCGTGCCAGCTTCATCACCTTTAAACTGGCTGAATAA
- a CDS encoding MucB/RseB C-terminal domain-containing protein, with amino-acid sequence MRAIPLLSLLLSGWFVVPAHADEAQNWLTRLGQAEQTQSFHGTFVYERNGSFSTHNIWHRVQDGKVRERLLQLDGSAQEVVRIDGHTQCVSGTLIAGLGDTPNSAARALDPQKLKNWYDLAVIGKSRVAGRAAVIVSLRPRDQHRYGFELHLDKETGLPLKSLLLNDKGQLLERFQFTQLDTADVPSDSDLQAGSDCKPLTIEPDKATALKTAEVWHSDWLPPGFELSSSSSRKDPETKTQVSSLMYDDGLARFSVFLEPLNGATVTDTRTQLGPTVAVSRRLTTPQGEMMVTVVGEIPIGTAERIALSMRSDATTAKQ; translated from the coding sequence ATGCGCGCCATACCTCTACTTTCGCTTCTGCTCAGTGGCTGGTTTGTTGTTCCAGCCCACGCCGATGAAGCCCAGAACTGGTTGACACGTCTGGGTCAGGCCGAGCAAACGCAAAGCTTTCACGGTACTTTTGTTTACGAGCGTAACGGTAGTTTTTCTACCCATAACATCTGGCACCGCGTCCAGGATGGCAAGGTCCGCGAGCGTTTACTCCAGCTCGACGGCTCGGCACAGGAAGTCGTGCGCATTGATGGGCATACTCAATGCGTCAGCGGCACCCTGATAGCAGGGCTGGGGGACACTCCCAACTCTGCCGCTCGTGCACTCGATCCACAAAAGCTCAAGAATTGGTACGACCTTGCCGTCATCGGCAAGTCGCGTGTGGCTGGGCGCGCGGCGGTGATTGTTTCACTGAGGCCGCGCGATCAGCATCGTTACGGTTTCGAGTTACACCTGGACAAGGAAACCGGCCTGCCCCTCAAGTCGTTGCTGCTCAATGACAAGGGTCAGTTGCTTGAGCGCTTCCAGTTCACGCAACTGGATACTGCCGATGTTCCGTCAGACAGCGATCTGCAGGCAGGTTCAGATTGCAAACCGCTAACCATCGAGCCTGACAAGGCTACGGCGCTTAAAACTGCCGAGGTCTGGCATTCTGACTGGTTGCCGCCAGGTTTTGAACTCAGCAGTAGTTCCTCGCGCAAAGACCCCGAGACCAAAACTCAAGTCAGCAGCCTGATGTACGACGATGGCCTGGCCCGTTTTTCAGTGTTCCTGGAACCGCTTAACGGCGCTACGGTGACCGATACGCGTACCCAGCTCGGTCCAACCGTTGCGGTTTCCCGACGCTTGACCACACCTCAAGGCGAGATGATGGTGACCGTGGTCGGTGAAATTCCCATCGGCACCGCCGAACGGATTGCGCTGTCCATGCGCTCCGACGCCACAACGGCCAAACAGTGA
- a CDS encoding sigma-E factor negative regulatory protein — protein MSREALQESLSAVMDNEADELELRRVLNAFDDVETRETWARYQIARAVMHKDLLLPRLDIAAAVSAALEDEAVPAKASRGPWRSLGRLAVAASVTVAVLAGVRLYNQDEIAGVELAQQSTQSTLATPQVKGPAVLAGYSESSEATGPMANGVLQGQPGWHDQRLPSYLRQHAQQAALKGTESALPYARAASLENR, from the coding sequence ATGAGTCGTGAAGCCCTGCAGGAATCGCTGTCCGCAGTGATGGATAACGAAGCGGATGAGCTGGAATTGCGTCGGGTGCTTAATGCCTTTGACGATGTTGAAACCCGCGAAACCTGGGCTCGTTACCAGATCGCTCGGGCAGTCATGCATAAGGATCTGCTGCTTCCACGTCTGGACATCGCTGCGGCAGTCTCTGCTGCGCTGGAAGACGAAGCCGTCCCGGCCAAGGCATCTCGCGGTCCATGGCGCAGCCTGGGTCGTCTGGCCGTCGCTGCTTCGGTGACCGTTGCCGTATTGGCGGGTGTTCGTCTGTACAACCAGGACGAAATTGCCGGGGTCGAACTGGCTCAGCAATCCACGCAGTCCACTCTGGCCACTCCACAGGTCAAGGGTCCGGCTGTATTGGCAGGCTATAGTGAGAGTTCGGAAGCCACTGGCCCTATGGCCAACGGCGTATTGCAAGGTCAGCCGGGCTGGCACGATCAGCGTCTGCCAAGCTACTTGCGCCAACATGCTCAACAGGCTGCACTGAAAGGAACTGAGAGCGCTCTGCCTTACGCTCGTGCAGCAAGCCTGGAAAACCGCTAA
- the rpoE gene encoding RNA polymerase sigma factor RpoE gives MLTQEEDQQLVERVQRGDKRAFDLLVLKYQHKILGLIVRFVHDTHEAQDVAQEAFIKAYRALGNFRGDSAFYTWLYRIAINTAKNYLVSRGRRPPDSDVSSEDAEFYDGDHGLKDLESPERALLRDEIEGTVHRTIQQLPEDLRTALTLREFDGLSYEDIAAVMQCPVGTVRSRIFRAREAIDKALQPLLQEN, from the coding sequence ATGCTAACCCAGGAAGAGGATCAGCAGCTGGTTGAGCGCGTTCAACGCGGCGACAAGCGAGCTTTCGATCTGCTAGTGCTGAAATACCAGCACAAAATTCTCGGGTTGATCGTGCGTTTCGTGCACGACACCCATGAAGCCCAGGATGTCGCACAGGAAGCCTTTATCAAGGCGTACCGTGCACTTGGTAATTTCCGCGGAGACAGCGCGTTTTACACGTGGCTTTACCGCATCGCCATCAACACGGCGAAAAACTATCTGGTTTCACGCGGCCGTCGGCCGCCGGATAGTGATGTCAGTTCCGAAGACGCAGAGTTCTACGACGGCGATCATGGCCTCAAGGATCTCGAGTCGCCAGAACGCGCATTGCTGCGGGATGAGATCGAAGGCACCGTCCATCGAACCATCCAGCAACTTCCAGAAGATTTGCGTACGGCCTTAACTTTACGTGAATTCGATGGTCTGAGTTACGAGGACATTGCGGCAGTCATGCAATGCCCGGTGGGTACCGTGCGCTCCCGGATTTTCCGGGCTCGGGAAGCCATTGATAAAGCCCTGCAGCCGTTGTTGCAGGAAAACTGA
- the nadB gene encoding L-aspartate oxidase — protein MSQQFQHDVLVIGSGAAGLSLALTLPGHLRIAVLSKGDLANGSTFWAQGGVAAVLDDTDTVESHVDDTLNAGGGLCHEDAVRFTVEHSKEAIQWLIDQGVPFTRDEQSGTEDGGFEFHLTREGGHSHRRIIHAADATGAAIFRTLLDQAKKRPNIELLEQRVAVDLITEKRLGLEGDRCLGAYVLNRASGEVDTYGARFVILASGGAAKVYLYTSNPDGACGDGIAMAWRSGCRVANLEFNQFHPTCLYHPQAKSFLITEALRGEGAHLKLPNGDRFMQRFDPRAELAPRDIVARAIDHEMKRLGVDCVYLDISHKPEAFIKTHFPTVYERCLEFSIDITKQPIPVVPAAHYTCGGVMVDQQGRTDVPGLYAIGETSFTGLHGANRMASNSLLECFVYARSAAADILEQLPQVSIPIALPVWDASQVTDSDEDVIIAHNWDELRRFMWDYVGIVRTNKRLQRAQHRVRLLLDEIDEFYSNYKVSRDLIELRNLAQVAELMIRSAMERKESRGLHYTLDYPNLLPVALDTILVPPTYVD, from the coding sequence ATGAGCCAACAGTTTCAACACGATGTTCTGGTCATTGGCAGCGGCGCTGCCGGTTTGAGCCTTGCGCTGACCTTGCCCGGTCACCTGCGCATCGCCGTATTGAGCAAAGGCGACCTCGCCAACGGCTCGACATTCTGGGCCCAGGGCGGTGTCGCTGCCGTCCTGGATGACACCGACACCGTTGAATCCCACGTCGATGACACGCTCAATGCCGGCGGTGGCCTGTGCCATGAAGATGCCGTGCGTTTTACCGTCGAGCACAGCAAGGAAGCCATCCAATGGCTGATCGACCAGGGCGTTCCCTTTACTCGCGATGAACAGTCCGGCACCGAAGACGGCGGTTTCGAATTCCACCTGACCCGTGAAGGCGGCCACAGTCATCGGCGCATCATCCACGCCGCCGATGCCACCGGTGCGGCGATCTTCAGGACGCTGCTCGATCAGGCGAAAAAACGCCCTAACATCGAATTGCTGGAACAGCGGGTCGCGGTCGACCTGATTACCGAAAAGCGCCTGGGCCTGGAGGGCGACCGCTGCCTCGGCGCCTACGTGCTCAATCGCGCCAGCGGCGAAGTCGACACCTACGGCGCCCGCTTCGTGATCCTTGCGTCCGGCGGCGCGGCCAAGGTCTACCTCTATACCAGCAACCCTGACGGCGCCTGCGGTGACGGCATCGCCATGGCCTGGCGTTCCGGCTGCCGGGTGGCGAATCTGGAGTTCAACCAGTTTCACCCCACTTGCCTGTATCACCCGCAAGCCAAGAGCTTCCTTATCACCGAAGCCCTGCGCGGCGAAGGTGCACACCTGAAGCTGCCTAATGGCGACCGCTTCATGCAGCGCTTCGACCCACGGGCCGAACTCGCGCCACGGGACATCGTCGCCCGGGCCATCGACCATGAAATGAAGCGCCTGGGCGTCGACTGCGTCTATCTGGACATCAGCCACAAGCCCGAAGCGTTCATCAAGACGCACTTCCCGACGGTCTACGAACGTTGCCTCGAATTCTCCATCGACATCACCAAGCAACCGATCCCGGTGGTGCCGGCGGCTCACTACACCTGTGGCGGCGTGATGGTCGATCAGCAGGGCCGCACCGATGTGCCGGGCCTGTACGCCATCGGCGAAACCAGCTTCACCGGCCTGCATGGCGCCAACCGCATGGCCAGCAACTCGTTGCTGGAATGTTTCGTCTATGCGCGTTCGGCTGCGGCGGACATCCTTGAGCAGTTGCCGCAGGTGTCGATCCCCATCGCCTTGCCCGTCTGGGATGCCAGCCAGGTGACCGACTCCGATGAAGACGTGATCATTGCGCATAACTGGGATGAACTGCGGCGATTCATGTGGGACTACGTCGGGATCGTGCGCACCAACAAGCGCCTGCAACGGGCCCAGCACCGGGTGCGCCTGTTGCTGGACGAAATCGACGAGTTCTACAGCAACTATAAGGTCAGCCGGGATTTGATCGAACTTCGCAACCTGGCCCAGGTGGCCGAGTTGATGATTCGGTCAGCGATGGAGCGCAAGGAAAGTCGCGGCCTGCATTACACCCTCGACTATCCGAACCTGCTGCCGGTGGCGCTGGACACTATTCTGGTGCCGCCCACCTACGTCGACTGA
- a CDS encoding protein YgfX, producing the protein MSSPSNAFDCRWHASGQLLAAYVLAQLFALGSLFLLSIPAWVCVLGVVLCAVHGFWALPRQILLTHPQAFRGLRHDADGWQVWSQARGWQSVQLRPDSLALPLVVVLRFRLRGERRVRAICVPRDSQAADVHRRLRVRLRFSRRRWAAPE; encoded by the coding sequence GTGTCCAGCCCAAGTAATGCGTTCGACTGCCGCTGGCATGCCTCTGGGCAGTTGCTGGCGGCGTATGTTCTGGCCCAGCTGTTCGCGCTGGGTTCGTTGTTTCTTCTTTCTATACCTGCCTGGGTTTGCGTGCTCGGCGTTGTGCTGTGCGCGGTTCATGGCTTTTGGGCGTTGCCGCGACAGATTCTGTTGACCCATCCGCAGGCGTTTCGCGGCTTGCGTCACGATGCCGATGGCTGGCAGGTATGGAGTCAGGCGCGAGGTTGGCAATCGGTGCAGCTGCGGCCGGACAGCCTGGCGCTACCGTTGGTCGTGGTGCTGCGGTTTCGCCTGCGGGGCGAGCGGCGGGTCAGGGCGATCTGCGTGCCCCGGGATTCGCAGGCGGCGGATGTGCACCGACGCCTGCGGGTCCGGCTGAGGTTCAGTCGACGTAGGTGGGCGGCACCAGAATAG
- a CDS encoding FAD assembly factor SdhE, giving the protein MVEDVELNRLYWHSRRGMLELDVLLVPFVKEVYPHLNDVDRDCYRKLLECEDQDMFGWFMERAESEDPELQRMVRMILDRVQPK; this is encoded by the coding sequence ATGGTCGAAGATGTTGAACTGAATCGCCTCTACTGGCACAGCCGTCGCGGCATGCTTGAACTTGACGTGTTGCTGGTGCCGTTCGTGAAGGAGGTCTACCCGCACCTCAACGATGTCGACCGCGATTGCTACCGCAAGCTGCTCGAATGCGAAGATCAGGACATGTTCGGCTGGTTCATGGAACGCGCCGAATCAGAAGATCCGGAGCTTCAGCGCATGGTTCGCATGATCCTGGATCGTGTCCAGCCCAAGTAA
- the ygfZ gene encoding CAF17-like 4Fe-4S cluster assembly/insertion protein YgfZ: MADSAFFCTLSHEGVLAVRGADAGKFLQGQLTCNLNYLSDTQASLGARCTQKGRMQSSFRILLQGDGVLLAMATELLEPQLADLKKYAVFSKSKLTDESAAWVRFGLDHGDAALRSLGLELPADTDSVVRNDGLIAIRVSPERAELWVAADQADAIKGKLSALLAEGELNQWLLGQIRAGIGQVMPSTRELFIPQMLNLQAVGGVSFKKGCYTGQEIVARMQYLGKLKRRLYRLTLDGNELPEPGTQLFAPSHSSAIGEVVMAARGELNIELLAVLQAEAAESGDIHLAALEGPALHLLDLPYALDRDKEIQR, encoded by the coding sequence ATGGCCGATTCTGCTTTTTTCTGCACCCTGTCACACGAAGGCGTTCTCGCGGTCCGCGGCGCGGATGCCGGTAAATTCCTGCAGGGCCAACTGACCTGCAACCTCAATTACCTGAGCGATACCCAGGCCAGCCTCGGCGCCCGCTGCACCCAGAAAGGCCGGATGCAGTCGAGCTTCCGCATTCTGCTGCAAGGCGATGGCGTGCTCCTGGCCATGGCCACCGAGCTGCTGGAACCGCAACTGGCGGACCTGAAAAAATACGCAGTGTTCTCCAAATCCAAACTAACTGACGAAAGCGCCGCCTGGGTACGCTTCGGCCTCGATCATGGCGATGCGGCACTGCGCAGCCTCGGTCTTGAGTTGCCGGCCGACACCGACAGCGTTGTGCGCAACGACGGGCTGATCGCCATTCGTGTATCGCCTGAGCGCGCCGAACTGTGGGTCGCCGCCGATCAAGCCGATGCCATCAAGGGCAAGCTGTCCGCCCTGCTGGCCGAAGGCGAGTTGAATCAATGGCTGCTGGGCCAGATCCGCGCAGGGATCGGCCAGGTCATGCCGAGCACCCGCGAGCTGTTCATCCCGCAGATGCTCAACCTGCAAGCCGTGGGTGGCGTGAGTTTCAAGAAAGGCTGCTACACCGGCCAGGAAATCGTCGCGCGCATGCAGTACCTGGGCAAACTCAAGCGTCGCTTGTATCGCCTGACACTGGATGGCAATGAATTGCCTGAGCCCGGCACGCAACTGTTTGCCCCGAGCCACAGTAGCGCCATCGGCGAAGTGGTGATGGCTGCACGCGGCGAACTAAACATTGAACTCCTGGCGGTGCTGCAAGCCGAAGCTGCAGAGTCGGGGGATATCCATCTGGCAGCGCTCGAAGGCCCTGCCCTGCACCTGCTCGACCTGCCCTACGCGCTGGATCGCGATAAAGAAATCCAGCGTTAA
- a CDS encoding HDOD domain-containing protein, which translates to MSELADKVQQDLVEAIDNDDLVLPTLPEVALQIRKAAEDPEISVSTLSKVIGRDTALSARLIKVVNSPLLRATQEVTDLHTAITRLGVNYSSNLAIGLVMEQIFHASSEVVEQKMRDVWRKSLEIAGVSYALCRSYTQLKPDQAALGGLVHQIGVLPILTYAEDHYELLSDPVSLNHVIDRIHPLLGDKLLSVWEFPEMLVKLPGQYLDFKRESVKVDYVDLVQVASLYCHKGTDHPLARIDAFNVPAFKKLGIDPENEAMCRELEESRSMFY; encoded by the coding sequence ATGAGTGAGCTGGCGGATAAGGTCCAACAGGATTTGGTTGAGGCCATCGATAACGATGACCTGGTTCTGCCAACATTACCGGAAGTGGCCCTGCAGATTCGCAAGGCTGCTGAAGATCCGGAAATCAGCGTTAGCACCCTGAGTAAAGTGATCGGCCGCGATACCGCGTTATCGGCGCGCCTGATCAAAGTGGTCAACAGTCCGTTGCTGCGGGCGACCCAGGAAGTCACCGACCTGCACACCGCCATTACCCGGCTGGGCGTGAATTACAGCAGCAACCTGGCCATCGGGCTGGTGATGGAGCAGATTTTCCATGCCAGCTCCGAGGTGGTAGAGCAGAAAATGCGTGATGTCTGGCGCAAAAGCCTGGAAATCGCCGGGGTCAGTTATGCCCTGTGCCGCAGCTACACCCAACTCAAACCCGATCAGGCAGCACTGGGCGGTTTGGTGCATCAGATTGGTGTACTGCCGATCCTGACGTATGCCGAAGATCACTATGAGCTGCTCTCGGACCCGGTCAGCCTCAATCATGTGATCGACCGCATTCATCCGCTGCTGGGCGACAAATTGCTCAGCGTCTGGGAGTTTCCGGAGATGCTGGTGAAGTTGCCGGGGCAGTATCTGGACTTCAAGCGTGAGTCCGTAAAGGTTGATTATGTCGATCTGGTGCAAGTCGCCAGTCTGTATTGCCACAAGGGCACCGACCACCCGCTGGCGCGCATCGATGCATTCAATGTGCCGGCGTTCAAGAAGCTGGGGATCGATCCAGAGAACGAGGCGATGTGCCGGGAGCTGGAAGAGTCGCGGTCGATGTTTTATTAG
- a CDS encoding sensor histidine kinase, translated as MHKPSSLRWRLLWNLALLLVVLMLASGLSAYWNGREAADTAYDRTLLASARTIAAGVSQRDGTLSADVPYVALDTFAYDSAGRIFYLVNDIHQNLISGYENLPPPPPGTPRTDDYPALARFYNAVYRGQNVRVVSLLKPVSEPNMNGMAEIRVAETDEARVSMARSLAADTLLRLGMLAIGALLLVWFAVSAALRPLERLRTAVEERQSDDLRPLPLVEVQHELWPLVRALNHFTERLRGQFERQAQFIADAAHELRTPLAALKARLELGLRASEPETWRSTLETAAQGTDRLTHLANQLLSLARVENGARAIAEGGAQLLDLSQLARELGMAMAPLAHARGVALALEADEPVWLRGEPTLLNELLSNLVDNALAHTPPGGNVILRVTAPAVLEVEDDGPGIPLEERDRVFERFYRRNQQVAGSGLGLAIVGEICRAHLAQISLHDGEKAGLKVRVSFIAGE; from the coding sequence ATGCATAAGCCGAGCAGCCTGCGCTGGCGGTTGTTGTGGAACCTGGCGTTGTTGCTGGTGGTGTTGATGTTGGCCAGTGGTTTAAGTGCGTACTGGAACGGTCGTGAAGCCGCCGACACGGCGTATGACCGGACCTTGCTGGCCTCGGCGCGGACCATCGCCGCCGGGGTTTCCCAGCGCGATGGCACCCTCAGCGCCGACGTGCCTTATGTGGCGCTTGATACCTTTGCCTACGACAGCGCCGGGCGAATCTTTTATCTGGTCAACGACATCCACCAGAACCTGATCTCCGGCTACGAAAACCTGCCGCCACCGCCGCCGGGTACGCCGCGCACCGATGACTATCCGGCGCTGGCGCGTTTCTACAACGCGGTCTATCGCGGGCAGAACGTACGCGTGGTGAGCCTGCTCAAGCCGGTGAGCGAGCCGAACATGAACGGCATGGCGGAAATCCGTGTCGCAGAAACCGACGAGGCGCGGGTCAGCATGGCGCGCAGTCTGGCGGCGGATACGCTGCTGCGCCTGGGGATGTTGGCGATTGGCGCGTTGTTGCTGGTGTGGTTTGCGGTGAGTGCGGCGCTGCGTCCGCTGGAACGTTTGCGCACGGCGGTGGAAGAGCGCCAGTCCGACGACCTGCGTCCCTTGCCGTTGGTAGAAGTGCAGCATGAACTGTGGCCATTGGTGCGGGCGCTCAATCACTTTACCGAGCGTCTGCGCGGGCAGTTCGAGCGTCAGGCGCAATTTATCGCCGATGCCGCCCATGAATTACGCACGCCGTTGGCGGCGCTCAAGGCGCGTCTTGAACTGGGCTTGCGCGCCAGCGAACCGGAAACCTGGCGCAGTACGTTGGAGACTGCCGCCCAGGGCACGGATCGCCTGACCCATCTGGCTAACCAGTTGCTGTCCCTGGCGCGGGTCGAAAATGGCGCGCGGGCGATTGCCGAGGGCGGCGCACAGTTGCTGGACTTGAGCCAGTTGGCTCGGGAACTGGGCATGGCCATGGCGCCATTGGCCCACGCTCGCGGCGTGGCACTGGCGCTGGAAGCCGACGAGCCGGTATGGCTGCGGGGCGAACCGACGTTGTTGAATGAATTGCTGAGCAATTTGGTGGATAACGCCCTGGCCCACACACCGCCGGGCGGCAATGTGATTCTGCGGGTGACGGCGCCGGCGGTGCTGGAGGTCGAGGACGATGGGCCGGGCATTCCCCTGGAAGAGCGCGATCGGGTGTTCGAACGCTTTTATCGGCGTAACCAGCAGGTCGCAGGTTCAGGGTTGGGCTTGGCGATTGTGGGGGAGATTTGTCGTGCGCATCTGGCACAGATCAGCCTTCACGATGGCGAGAAGGCGGGGTTGAAGGTTCGGGTGAGTTTTATTGCGGGGGAGTGA